In Afipia sp. GAS231, a single window of DNA contains:
- a CDS encoding amidohydrolase family protein — protein MTSTPDLVIRGGNIADGKGGEVYEADVAIVGGRITEVGKVAAKGKEEIDARGKLVTPGFVDVHTHYDGQVAWSQDITPSSQNGVTTAIMGNCGVGFAPCKPADHVRLIQLMEGVEDIPEPVLSAGIPWAWESFPDYMEWLSKRNFDIDIGAQLPHAALRVYVMGERGARRDPSTPEDNRAMAALAADAVRAGALGFSTSRTLNHRTSTGDFTPTLKAGEDELTAIAAAMHAQGRSVLQFVLDLSTINEDLPMMLRVAENTKIPVTFSITQNDKEPQRWRKTFNIISEASARGLNITAQIPARPVGLMLGLELSRNPFQTHPSYQAIAHLPLAERLKRLHQAETRNAILSEHATATDDPLFFRPNYDKMYLLGNPPDYEQPTENTLGAQARRQGRQPEELAYEAMLTDEGRGMLYVPFLNYSEGNLDATREMLRDPHSVPGLSDGGAHCGIICDASFPTYLLTHWTRDRSRGEKLSIPFVVAAQARKTALSVGLYDRGVIAPGFKADVNVIDYDKLHLHPPKVHYDLPVGGRRLLQQVDGYDATIVSGVVTQRGGSATGARPGKLVRGAQGSNSEFGAAAG, from the coding sequence ATGACCTCGACCCCTGACCTCGTGATCCGCGGCGGCAATATTGCCGATGGCAAGGGCGGCGAAGTGTACGAGGCTGATGTCGCCATCGTGGGCGGCCGCATCACCGAAGTCGGCAAGGTCGCAGCCAAGGGCAAGGAAGAGATCGACGCCAGGGGCAAGCTGGTCACCCCCGGCTTCGTCGACGTTCACACCCATTACGACGGCCAGGTCGCCTGGAGCCAGGACATCACGCCGTCGTCGCAGAACGGCGTCACCACCGCCATCATGGGCAATTGCGGCGTCGGCTTCGCGCCATGCAAGCCGGCCGACCATGTCCGGCTGATCCAGTTGATGGAAGGCGTCGAGGATATTCCGGAGCCGGTGCTGAGCGCCGGCATTCCCTGGGCCTGGGAAAGTTTCCCCGATTACATGGAGTGGCTTTCCAAACGAAATTTCGACATCGACATCGGCGCGCAACTGCCGCACGCGGCGTTGCGCGTCTACGTGATGGGCGAGCGCGGCGCGCGCCGCGATCCGTCCACGCCCGAGGACAACAGAGCGATGGCGGCATTGGCGGCTGACGCAGTCCGCGCCGGCGCGCTCGGCTTCTCGACTTCGCGCACGCTCAATCACCGCACCTCGACCGGCGACTTCACGCCGACGCTGAAAGCCGGTGAAGATGAGTTGACCGCGATTGCGGCTGCGATGCATGCGCAGGGCCGCAGCGTGCTGCAGTTCGTGCTCGATCTCTCCACCATCAACGAAGATCTTCCGATGATGCTGCGGGTCGCCGAGAACACCAAAATCCCGGTAACGTTCTCGATCACGCAGAACGACAAGGAGCCGCAGCGCTGGCGCAAGACGTTCAACATCATCAGCGAGGCTTCCGCGCGAGGCCTGAACATCACGGCGCAGATTCCCGCCCGCCCGGTCGGGCTGATGCTCGGGCTGGAATTGTCGCGCAACCCGTTCCAGACCCATCCAAGCTACCAGGCGATCGCCCACCTGCCGCTGGCGGAGCGCTTGAAGCGCCTGCACCAGGCTGAAACGCGCAACGCGATTTTGAGCGAGCACGCCACCGCGACCGACGATCCGCTGTTCTTCCGGCCGAACTACGACAAGATGTATCTGCTCGGTAATCCGCCGGACTACGAACAGCCGACGGAAAATACGCTGGGCGCGCAGGCCCGCCGCCAGGGCCGGCAGCCGGAAGAACTCGCCTATGAAGCAATGCTGACCGACGAAGGCCGCGGCATGCTCTATGTGCCGTTCCTCAACTACTCCGAAGGCAATCTCGATGCGACCCGTGAGATGCTGCGCGATCCGCATTCGGTGCCGGGGCTGAGCGACGGCGGCGCGCATTGCGGCATCATCTGCGACGCCTCTTTCCCGACCTATCTCCTGACGCACTGGACCCGCGACCGCAGCCGCGGCGAAAAGCTGTCGATCCCGTTCGTGGTCGCTGCCCAGGCGCGCAAGACCGCGCTGTCGGTCGGCCTTTACGATCGCGGCGTGATCGCGCCGGGCTTCAAGGCCGACGTCAACGTGATCGACTACGACAAGCTGCACCTGCATCCGCCGAAAGTGCATTACGACCTGCCGGTCGGCGGCCGTCGGCTGCTGCAGCAGGTCGACGGCTACGACGCCACCATCGTCTCCGGCGTGGTGACGCAACGCGGCGGCAGCGCCACCGGCGCCCGTCCGGGCAAACTGGTGCGCGGCGCGCAAGGCAGCAACAGCGAGTTCGGCGCGGCGGCGGGTTAG
- a CDS encoding FAD-dependent monooxygenase has translation MARLKVLIAGGGIGGITAMLALRQRGIEVQLFEQAAAFGQVGAGLQVSSNAARILLKLGLGEALKRVATYPDGRDYRGWDTAERLYYTPLGQKAEAHFGSPYYAAHRAELLDVLLSGLGEHGFRHGARLDRVDQDQGGVSLTFADGSTAQGDILIGADGIHSTVRAQLFGKELPRYTGNVAWRGLVPAERVAHLDLGSVVGVWMGPNRSIVQYYVSAGKTFNWIGISRSSQPAQESWLAEGRTEDALAEYDGWHSTIRTIIAETPKILRQALYDREPLPDWQVGRVVLMGDAAHPMMPFYAQGGAQSIEDAYVLAGCIAEAEGRPLDALARFVRLRQPRTAWMQGLARREEELYQMNDVAAIRARNDRMRANRIPETATFPPEQERLYGYDAELELQKSG, from the coding sequence ATGGCTCGTTTGAAAGTTCTCATCGCCGGCGGCGGTATCGGCGGCATCACCGCGATGTTGGCGCTACGACAACGCGGTATCGAGGTCCAACTGTTCGAACAGGCGGCTGCATTCGGACAGGTCGGCGCTGGCCTCCAGGTCTCTTCAAATGCGGCGCGTATCCTGCTCAAGCTTGGGCTTGGTGAGGCGCTCAAGCGCGTGGCGACCTATCCGGACGGCCGCGACTATCGCGGTTGGGATACGGCTGAGCGGCTCTATTACACGCCGCTCGGGCAGAAGGCAGAGGCGCATTTTGGCTCACCGTACTATGCCGCCCACCGGGCCGAACTGCTCGACGTGCTGTTGAGCGGATTAGGCGAGCACGGGTTCCGGCACGGCGCGCGCCTCGATCGCGTCGATCAGGATCAAGGCGGTGTCTCGCTGACATTCGCCGACGGGTCGACGGCGCAAGGCGATATTCTGATCGGCGCCGATGGAATTCACTCGACCGTGCGTGCGCAATTGTTCGGCAAGGAACTGCCGCGCTACACCGGCAACGTGGCGTGGCGCGGCCTGGTTCCTGCCGAACGCGTCGCGCATCTCGATCTTGGCAGTGTCGTCGGCGTCTGGATGGGGCCGAACCGCAGCATCGTCCAGTACTACGTCTCCGCCGGCAAGACCTTCAACTGGATCGGGATCAGCCGCTCATCGCAGCCGGCGCAGGAATCCTGGCTGGCGGAGGGCAGGACGGAGGATGCGTTGGCCGAATATGACGGCTGGCATTCGACCATTCGAACGATCATCGCGGAGACGCCGAAAATCCTGCGCCAGGCTCTATACGACCGCGAACCGCTGCCAGACTGGCAGGTTGGCCGTGTCGTGCTCATGGGCGATGCCGCGCATCCGATGATGCCGTTTTACGCCCAGGGCGGCGCTCAAAGTATCGAAGACGCCTATGTGTTGGCCGGCTGCATCGCCGAAGCCGAGGGGCGGCCACTCGATGCGCTCGCGCGCTTCGTCAGGCTGCGGCAGCCGCGCACCGCATGGATGCAAGGCCTCGCCCGGCGCGAGGAGGAACTATATCAGATGAACGACGTCGCGGCGATCAGGGCGCGCAACGATCGCATGCGTGCAAACCGGATCCCCGAGACGGCGACGTTTCCGCCGGAACAGGAGCGGCTTTACGGTTACGACGCTGAACTCGAATTGCAAAAGAGCGGCTGA
- the soxB gene encoding thiosulfohydrolase SoxB, translating into MTIRRRDFLTLAGAATLTGSLPRLARSADSAYDLDRFGNARILHMTDAHAQLKPVYFREPSVNIGIGSMQGNPPHLVGKAFLDRFGIRPDSADAYAFTFIEFEKAAARFGKLGGFAHLKTLIDRLRSDVGAGRSLLLDGGDLWQGTGLANAMQGADMVDAANLLGIEAMTGHWEFTYGEKVLRDNLERFKGEFLAQNVFLTEEAAFNDAKAFDPASGRVFKPSVIKEIGGHRVAVIGQAFPYVPIAHPKRFTPDWKFGIRDEELQKLVDGHRNNDKVDAVILLSHNGMDVDLKLASRVTGIDVILGGHTHDAVPQPITVTNAGGVTLVTNAGSYGKYLAVLDLDIAKGKVANVRYRLLPVFAELLKPDPAMQALIEKAREPHAAAWGDKIAAADRLLYRRGNFSGTMDQLICDALRGELNAEIALSPGFRWGTTALAGQPLTMEDVLAQTAITYPETYVATMTGAQIKDVLEDVCDNLFNPDPYYQQGGDMVRVGGLSYACTPAETVGKRISELKLDGGRTLEAGKSYKVAGWASVNEQKGAPVWDVVANHLRSGKPPNRNAPGVTLKGVDDNPGIAGLHQ; encoded by the coding sequence ATGACCATCCGCCGCCGGGATTTCCTGACGCTTGCGGGCGCTGCAACGCTCACCGGCAGCCTGCCGCGGCTCGCGCGCAGCGCCGACAGCGCCTACGATCTCGACCGCTTCGGCAATGCGCGCATCCTGCACATGACCGATGCGCATGCGCAGCTCAAGCCGGTCTATTTCCGCGAACCGAGCGTCAATATCGGCATCGGCTCGATGCAGGGCAACCCGCCGCATCTGGTCGGCAAGGCTTTTCTCGATCGCTTCGGCATCCGCCCTGACAGCGCCGATGCCTACGCCTTCACCTTTATCGAATTCGAGAAGGCCGCCGCCCGGTTCGGCAAGCTCGGCGGCTTCGCGCATCTGAAGACGCTGATCGACCGGTTGCGCAGCGACGTCGGCGCGGGGCGCTCGCTGCTGCTCGACGGCGGCGATCTCTGGCAGGGCACTGGACTTGCCAATGCCATGCAGGGCGCCGACATGGTGGACGCCGCCAACCTGCTCGGCATCGAGGCGATGACCGGCCATTGGGAATTCACCTATGGCGAAAAGGTGCTGCGCGACAATCTCGAGCGCTTCAAGGGCGAGTTCCTGGCGCAGAACGTCTTCCTCACCGAGGAAGCCGCCTTCAACGACGCCAAGGCGTTCGATCCGGCCTCAGGCCGCGTGTTCAAGCCGTCCGTCATCAAGGAAATCGGCGGTCACCGGGTGGCGGTGATCGGACAGGCATTTCCGTACGTGCCGATCGCCCATCCCAAGCGTTTCACACCGGACTGGAAGTTCGGCATCCGCGACGAGGAACTGCAAAAACTCGTCGACGGACATCGCAACAATGACAAGGTCGATGCGGTGATCCTGCTGTCGCACAACGGCATGGATGTCGACCTCAAGCTCGCCAGCCGCGTCACCGGCATCGACGTCATCCTCGGCGGACACACCCATGACGCCGTGCCGCAGCCGATCACCGTGACCAATGCGGGCGGCGTCACGCTGGTCACCAATGCCGGATCGTACGGCAAATATCTCGCCGTGCTCGATCTCGATATCGCCAAGGGCAAGGTCGCCAATGTGCGCTACCGGCTGCTACCGGTGTTCGCGGAATTGCTGAAGCCCGATCCGGCGATGCAGGCGCTGATCGAGAAAGCCCGCGAACCCCATGCGGCCGCGTGGGGCGACAAGATCGCCGCCGCCGACCGCCTGCTCTACCGCCGCGGCAATTTCAGCGGCACCATGGATCAACTGATCTGCGACGCGCTGCGCGGCGAGCTCAACGCCGAGATCGCGCTGTCGCCCGGTTTCCGCTGGGGCACCACGGCGCTGGCGGGCCAGCCGCTGACGATGGAAGACGTGCTGGCACAGACCGCCATCACCTATCCCGAGACCTACGTCGCGACCATGACCGGCGCCCAGATCAAGGACGTGCTCGAAGACGTCTGCGACAATCTGTTCAACCCCGATCCCTATTACCAGCAGGGCGGCGACATGGTCCGCGTCGGCGGGCTTTCCTACGCCTGCACGCCCGCGGAGACCGTGGGCAAGCGGATCTCCGAACTGAAGCTCGACGGCGGCCGCACACTGGAGGCCGGCAAGAGCTACAAGGTGGCGGGCTGGGCCTCTGTCAACGAACAGAAGGGCGCGCCGGTCTGGGACGTGGTTGCCAACCACCTCAGATCGGGCAAACCGCCGAACCGAAACGCGCCGGGCGTCACGCTCAAGGGCGTCGACGACAATCCCGGCATCGCGGGACTTCATCAGTGA
- a CDS encoding MBL fold metallo-hydrolase produces MIFRQLFDSVSGTYSYLLASRPGGEALILDPVLEKADRYCKLLQELDLRLVKAVDTHLHADHVTGLGELRDRTQCITIMGEQSKADVVSMRVSDGDKVMIEGLSLDVMYTPGHTDDSYSYLMGDRVFTGDTLLIRGTGRTDFQNGSARSQYDSIFNRLLKLPDETMVFPAHDYKGDTVSTIGEEKRYNPRLQVRSIDEYVELMGNLNLPNPKLMDVVLPANMHVGLHQEDLAKQGLALSARDAIASLGRPDILLVDLRENNERAKHGMLPGALHAPYPGICESLRPGGMLREVAAATGRRVVFFCAFGERSAMAVAAAKSAGLANTAHIEGGIDAWKKAGGPVVHG; encoded by the coding sequence ATGATCTTTCGTCAGCTCTTCGACAGCGTCTCGGGCACCTACAGCTACCTCTTGGCCAGCCGGCCCGGCGGCGAGGCGCTGATCCTTGATCCCGTGCTGGAAAAGGCCGATCGCTACTGCAAGCTGTTGCAGGAGCTCGATCTGCGGCTGGTGAAGGCGGTCGACACTCACCTGCATGCGGATCACGTCACCGGCCTCGGTGAACTCCGCGACCGCACCCAATGCATCACCATCATGGGCGAGCAGAGCAAGGCCGACGTGGTGTCGATGCGGGTCTCCGACGGCGACAAGGTGATGATCGAGGGGCTGAGCCTCGACGTCATGTACACGCCCGGCCACACCGACGATTCCTATAGTTATCTGATGGGCGACCGCGTCTTCACCGGCGATACGCTGTTGATCCGCGGCACCGGCCGCACCGATTTCCAGAACGGCAGCGCGCGATCGCAATATGATTCGATCTTCAACCGGCTGCTGAAACTGCCCGACGAGACCATGGTATTCCCCGCCCATGACTACAAGGGCGATACGGTTTCCACCATCGGCGAGGAGAAGCGCTACAATCCGCGCCTGCAGGTGCGCTCGATCGACGAATATGTCGAGTTGATGGGCAATCTCAATCTGCCGAATCCCAAATTGATGGACGTGGTGCTGCCGGCCAACATGCATGTCGGCCTGCATCAGGAGGACCTCGCCAAACAGGGACTGGCGCTGAGCGCACGCGACGCCATCGCGAGCCTGGGCCGGCCCGATATCCTGCTGGTCGATTTGCGCGAGAACAACGAGCGCGCCAAGCACGGCATGTTGCCGGGTGCGCTGCATGCACCCTACCCCGGAATCTGCGAAAGCCTGCGGCCGGGCGGCATGCTGCGCGAAGTCGCGGCCGCGACCGGACGCCGCGTGGTGTTCTTCTGCGCCTTCGGCGAGCGCTCGGCGATGGCCGTGGCTGCCGCCAAAAGCGCAGGGCTCGCCAACACCGCCCACATCGAGGGCGGCATCGATGCCTGGAAGAAGGCCGGCGGCCCGGTGGTGCACGGCTAG
- a CDS encoding DsrE family protein — protein MFYRFLTAALLSIAFASGALAADTKPHRVTIQIDQNDPQVMNLVLNNATNVIEHYRAKNEDVDIDVVAYGPGLHMLRSDTSPVQDRIKRLKDMVFPGKIQFSACNNTRQGMEKTEGHEIPMVPDATIVPSGVVHLMELQEQDWSYVRP, from the coding sequence ATGTTCTACCGTTTCTTGACCGCCGCCCTGCTCTCGATCGCCTTCGCCTCGGGCGCGCTGGCCGCCGATACCAAGCCGCATCGCGTCACGATCCAGATCGACCAGAACGATCCGCAGGTGATGAATCTCGTGCTGAACAACGCCACCAACGTCATCGAGCACTACCGGGCCAAGAACGAGGACGTCGATATCGATGTCGTGGCCTACGGTCCCGGCCTGCACATGCTGCGATCGGACACCTCCCCGGTGCAGGACCGCATCAAGCGGCTGAAGGACATGGTGTTTCCCGGCAAGATCCAGTTCTCGGCCTGCAATAATACCAGGCAGGGCATGGAAAAGACCGAAGGCCACGAGATTCCCATGGTCCCCGACGCCACCATCGTGCCGTCGGGTGTGGTCCATTTGATGGAATTGCAGGAGCAGGACTGGAGCTACGTCCGGCCCTGA
- the soxA gene encoding sulfur oxidation c-type cytochrome SoxA yields the protein MRLMSAIPFASAALALAVLAFAAPAPAADTVDPVKDAKAFQKFFTDKFPKVKPEDFVNGPYSMNEDLHKQWEEKEQFPPYEFSLEMGKEMFTKPFKNGKSYEDCFPNKGIGIRQNYPTFDEKEGKVVTLELALNRCREANGEPAFSYVKDEMAALTAYMAFTSRGKPMDIKIPNDPRALEAYESGKEYFYTRRGQLNFSCATCHVQSPGERIRAEVLAPALGILNAMPIYRSEWSGMGTTSRRFTTCNSQIRGVPLSPQDDEYRNVEYYLSYVSNGLPISGPGARP from the coding sequence ATGAGGCTCATGTCCGCGATCCCATTTGCCTCGGCAGCACTTGCGCTGGCTGTGCTGGCATTCGCTGCGCCGGCGCCTGCCGCCGACACCGTCGATCCGGTCAAGGATGCCAAGGCGTTCCAGAAATTCTTCACCGACAAGTTTCCCAAGGTGAAGCCGGAAGACTTCGTCAACGGTCCCTATTCGATGAACGAGGACCTGCACAAGCAATGGGAAGAGAAGGAACAGTTTCCGCCCTACGAGTTCTCGCTCGAAATGGGCAAGGAGATGTTCACGAAACCGTTCAAGAACGGCAAGAGCTATGAGGATTGCTTCCCGAACAAGGGCATCGGCATCCGCCAGAACTATCCCACCTTCGACGAGAAGGAAGGCAAGGTCGTCACGCTGGAGCTGGCGCTGAACCGCTGCCGCGAGGCCAATGGCGAGCCGGCGTTCTCCTATGTGAAGGACGAAATGGCGGCGCTGACCGCCTATATGGCCTTCACCTCGCGCGGCAAGCCGATGGATATCAAGATCCCCAACGATCCGCGCGCGCTCGAAGCCTACGAGAGCGGCAAGGAATATTTCTACACCCGCCGCGGCCAGCTCAATTTCTCCTGCGCCACCTGCCATGTGCAGAGCCCGGGCGAGCGCATCCGCGCCGAAGTGCTGGCGCCCGCGCTCGGCATTCTCAACGCGATGCCGATCTACCGTTCGGAATGGAGCGGCATGGGCACCACCAGCCGGCGCTTCACCACCTGCAACAGCCAGATCCGCGGCGTGCCGCTCAGTCCGCAGGACGACGAGTATCGCAACGTCGAATATTATCTGTCCTATGTCAGCAACGGACTGCCGATTTCCGGTCCGGGAGCGCGGCCATGA
- a CDS encoding MFS transporter, which translates to MVDILAAPQQTKTDSSLRTLTAISIAHWVSHFHLFVLPMLFPYLKAQLGVGYIELGFALTVFGVVSGLTQAPIGYLADHIGARKVLLIGLTVGGLALILLGMHLSYTSLVLCAALLGLANSVYHPADYAILSAHMDVRRMGRAFSIHTFAGFVGGAVAPAIMAALVATVGGLGALIVAGAVGPAVALLLIAVGLPDASSADRSSDGAAAPKQSVITPALMVLTIFFMLLGLSNAGINNFGVVALMTGYGVTFSAANIALTAFLGASAAGVLAGGYLADRTSRHGSVAAACFGINAVIITIIATVNLPSVVLTVAMGLAGFLGGVIAPSRDMLVRNAAPAGAAGRAFGIVSTGFNFSGILSPLLYGWIMDQSMPHWVFGASVVFMVLTVLLALVTDRKPTGKT; encoded by the coding sequence ATGGTCGATATTCTCGCCGCACCGCAGCAGACAAAGACGGACAGTTCGCTGCGGACCCTGACGGCGATTTCGATCGCGCATTGGGTCAGCCATTTCCATTTGTTCGTGCTGCCGATGCTGTTTCCGTACCTGAAGGCGCAACTCGGCGTCGGCTATATCGAGCTCGGTTTCGCACTCACTGTATTTGGGGTTGTCTCGGGCCTGACGCAGGCCCCGATCGGTTACCTCGCCGACCATATCGGCGCCCGAAAAGTGCTGTTGATCGGCCTCACCGTCGGCGGCCTCGCGCTGATTCTGCTCGGCATGCATCTGAGCTACACGTCGCTGGTTCTCTGCGCCGCGCTGCTCGGGCTCGCCAACAGCGTCTATCACCCGGCGGACTACGCGATCCTGTCGGCGCATATGGACGTCAGGCGGATGGGCCGCGCGTTTTCGATCCACACCTTTGCAGGCTTCGTCGGCGGCGCCGTCGCGCCCGCCATCATGGCAGCCCTGGTGGCAACGGTCGGCGGCCTCGGCGCCCTGATCGTGGCAGGCGCGGTAGGTCCTGCGGTGGCGCTGCTGTTAATTGCCGTCGGACTTCCCGACGCCAGTTCGGCCGATCGCAGCAGCGATGGCGCTGCGGCGCCGAAGCAAAGTGTCATCACGCCCGCACTTATGGTGCTGACGATCTTTTTCATGCTGCTCGGCCTGTCGAATGCCGGCATCAACAATTTCGGCGTTGTCGCGCTGATGACCGGTTACGGCGTCACCTTCTCGGCCGCCAATATCGCCCTGACCGCGTTTCTCGGCGCAAGTGCTGCCGGCGTGCTGGCCGGCGGTTATCTGGCCGACCGCACCAGCCGCCACGGCAGCGTCGCCGCCGCCTGCTTCGGCATCAATGCCGTGATCATTACCATCATTGCAACGGTCAACCTGCCGTCAGTGGTGTTGACGGTCGCGATGGGACTAGCCGGGTTCCTCGGCGGCGTCATCGCACCTTCGCGCGACATGCTGGTCCGCAACGCCGCGCCTGCGGGTGCGGCCGGCCGCGCCTTCGGCATCGTCTCGACTGGCTTTAATTTCAGCGGCATCCTGAGCCCGCTGCTGTATGGCTGGATCATGGACCAGAGCATGCCGCACTGGGTGTTCGGTGCCTCGGTCGTATTCATGGTGCTGACCGTGCTGCTGGCCTTGGTCACCGATCGCAAGCCGACGGGCAAGACCTAG
- a CDS encoding tripartite tricarboxylate transporter substrate binding protein yields the protein MKFSKSWAIALSIATTLVSHAANAQSFPTRPITVIMPFAGGSASDVVSRVLFNKMATLLGQPIVVENKPGAGGNLGTAMAAKATPDGYTLVGAASGPLAANLTLYKELGYDPQELVLISPFASFTIVVAASKKLGVTTIKELIERAKKEPGALNYGSVGIGSSQHLAGEYFAQVADVKLTHVPYRNIAQFGPDLIAGTVQLGFAWYPNVSGPLAADGAVPLAVAGDAQLPVLPNTPTTAQAGLPQYTFDGWFGLGAPAGVPREILERLNAALNEALRDPAVRVRFEEIGAVPIGLGLDKARTFLADEVVKYRDVITKAGIAKIE from the coding sequence ATGAAGTTCAGTAAATCGTGGGCGATTGCGTTGTCGATCGCGACCACCTTGGTCTCCCATGCCGCCAACGCGCAAAGCTTTCCCACCCGGCCGATTACGGTGATCATGCCGTTTGCCGGCGGCAGCGCCAGCGACGTGGTCAGCCGCGTTCTCTTCAACAAGATGGCGACCCTGCTCGGGCAGCCGATCGTGGTGGAAAACAAGCCGGGCGCCGGCGGAAATCTCGGCACTGCGATGGCGGCCAAGGCCACTCCCGACGGGTATACGCTGGTCGGCGCGGCTTCGGGCCCGCTGGCCGCCAATCTGACGCTCTACAAGGAGCTTGGTTACGATCCGCAAGAACTTGTCCTGATTTCGCCGTTCGCCAGCTTCACCATCGTGGTTGCGGCGAGCAAGAAGCTTGGCGTCACTACGATCAAGGAGCTGATTGAGCGCGCGAAGAAAGAGCCGGGCGCGTTGAATTACGGTTCGGTTGGTATCGGCTCGTCACAGCATTTGGCCGGGGAATATTTTGCCCAGGTCGCCGACGTGAAACTGACCCATGTTCCCTATCGCAACATCGCACAATTCGGACCGGACTTGATCGCCGGCACGGTGCAACTCGGCTTTGCCTGGTATCCGAACGTGTCCGGGCCGCTGGCAGCCGATGGAGCGGTCCCTCTCGCTGTCGCCGGCGATGCCCAACTGCCGGTGCTGCCGAATACGCCGACGACGGCGCAGGCAGGCCTGCCGCAATATACGTTCGACGGCTGGTTCGGCCTGGGTGCGCCCGCCGGCGTGCCGAGGGAAATCCTGGAACGATTGAACGCCGCACTGAACGAAGCGCTCAGAGATCCCGCAGTACGGGTCAGATTCGAAGAGATCGGCGCCGTGCCGATCGGGCTCGGGCTCGACAAAGCCAGGACATTCCTGGCGGACGAGGTGGTGAAATATCGGGACGTTATCACCAAGGCCGGGATCGCCAAGATCGAATAG
- the soxZ gene encoding thiosulfate oxidation carrier complex protein SoxZ: MASTIRARATSNGDTTEVQALIQHPMDSGFVKDAKGEIIPPHFIQQLTFEYDGKNVFAADWGGGVSKDPYVKFAFKGGKKGDDLKISWVDNKGATDTTTAKIQ, encoded by the coding sequence ATGGCATCGACCATTCGCGCGCGCGCAACTTCGAACGGCGACACCACCGAGGTGCAGGCGCTGATCCAGCATCCGATGGATTCCGGCTTCGTCAAGGACGCCAAGGGCGAGATCATTCCGCCGCATTTCATCCAGCAGCTGACGTTCGAATATGACGGCAAGAACGTTTTTGCGGCCGACTGGGGCGGCGGGGTTTCGAAAGACCCTTACGTCAAGTTCGCTTTCAAGGGCGGCAAGAAGGGCGACGATCTCAAGATCAGCTGGGTCGACAACAAGGGCGCGACCGACACCACCACGGCGAAGATTCAATGA